From Curtobacterium sp. SGAir0471, the proteins below share one genomic window:
- a CDS encoding zinc-dependent metalloprotease: MPDQPQPGPDDDFQEMLRKLLSGEGQIDPSQLAGAAGLPNDPAFVANLMSQLQRAAQSGGDAIDFSVASERATAIARDGGHPVDPATAQASDQAFQVAALWLDEATGVPELTATPSLYTREQWAKATTPVWAQIAEPVALSISNALTEAIEQRAPEQLKAMLGDVSKAMRGVGGALFAIQLGQVVGQLSKEVVSGGDVGVPLLDEQVAALLPQNVAEFADGLDVPEDEVRIYLAVRELAHARLFRSARWLRLHIISSITDYARGIHIPFDRVEELASEIDPTNQEQLRDALASGALIPPRTPEQEAALGRLETMLALVEGWVDTVTAAATVRLPKSDAIAEMVRRRRAAGGPAESAFATLVGLELRPRRLREAAALWQRVTEELGAEERDALWSHFDAVPTSEDVDDPDAFVLRLRNPGRSADDDAFDKALEDLLNDASGDRPREDEHGGIEDEGDGPADDGPADDGAAGDGTPGAGPR, encoded by the coding sequence ATGCCTGATCAACCGCAGCCGGGGCCGGACGACGACTTCCAGGAGATGCTGCGCAAGCTGCTCTCCGGAGAGGGACAGATCGACCCGTCGCAGCTCGCGGGCGCCGCCGGGCTGCCGAACGACCCGGCGTTCGTGGCGAACCTGATGAGCCAGCTGCAGCGGGCGGCGCAGTCGGGCGGGGACGCCATCGACTTCTCGGTCGCGTCCGAGCGGGCCACCGCGATCGCCCGCGACGGCGGCCACCCGGTGGACCCCGCGACCGCCCAGGCCTCCGACCAGGCCTTCCAGGTCGCCGCGCTGTGGCTGGACGAGGCCACCGGCGTCCCCGAGCTGACGGCGACACCGAGCCTCTACACGCGCGAGCAGTGGGCGAAGGCCACGACCCCGGTGTGGGCGCAGATCGCCGAGCCGGTGGCGCTGAGCATCTCGAACGCCCTGACGGAGGCGATCGAGCAGCGTGCGCCGGAGCAGCTGAAGGCCATGCTCGGCGACGTCTCGAAGGCGATGCGCGGCGTCGGCGGCGCCCTCTTCGCCATCCAGCTCGGCCAGGTCGTCGGACAGCTGTCGAAGGAGGTCGTCTCGGGCGGTGACGTCGGCGTGCCGCTCCTCGATGAGCAGGTCGCGGCGCTGCTGCCGCAGAACGTCGCCGAGTTCGCGGACGGGCTCGACGTCCCCGAGGACGAGGTCCGCATCTACCTCGCCGTGCGCGAGCTCGCGCACGCCCGGCTCTTCCGGTCGGCTCGGTGGCTGCGACTGCACATCATCTCGTCGATCACCGACTACGCGCGCGGGATCCACATCCCGTTCGACCGTGTCGAGGAGCTCGCGTCGGAGATCGACCCGACGAACCAGGAGCAGCTCCGGGACGCGCTCGCGTCCGGTGCGCTCATCCCGCCGCGGACGCCCGAGCAGGAGGCCGCGCTCGGCCGGCTCGAGACCATGCTCGCACTCGTCGAGGGCTGGGTCGACACGGTCACCGCAGCGGCGACCGTGCGGCTGCCGAAGTCCGACGCGATCGCCGAGATGGTCCGCCGTCGCCGTGCGGCGGGTGGCCCGGCGGAGTCCGCCTTCGCCACGCTCGTCGGCCTCGAGCTCCGTCCCCGCCGACTGCGCGAGGCGGCGGCGCTCTGGCAGCGGGTCACCGAAGAGCTCGGCGCCGAGGAGCGCGACGCGCTCTGGTCGCACTTCGACGCCGTACCGACCTCCGAGGACGTGGACGACCCGGACGCCTTCGTGCTGCGGCTGCGCAACCCCGGTCGCTCGGCCGACGACGACGCGTTCGACAAGGCGCTCGAGGACCTGCTCAACGACGCCTCCGGCGATCGTCCGCGCGAGGACGAGCACGGCGGGATCGAGGACGAGGGCGACGGCCCCGCGGACGACGGCCCCGCGGACGACGGAGCTGCGGGCGACGGCACCCCCGGTGCCGGGCCCCGCTAG
- a CDS encoding YlbL family protein, which produces MTLFAPAPRRRSRSRTVGWAFVTGAVVLALLASFLPSPYLIEVPGPVYNTIGTQRQGQGKDAKDVELIQIDGATTYPTSGALDMLTVGIQGDATNRPSWGSVIRALFSRSEAVIPASAIYPEGTTTEQVNQQDAADMQSSQQSAVAAALIHQGEELPTRLEVGSVQPGSAADGTIRKGDVITAFDGEQLTTNVDAGTLRAAVAKHGTSSPATVTIERDGTSRQVEVTPREEQGTPLLGVGVTERYDFPFEVKIALQDVGGPSAGMMFALGIIDELTPGKLNGGKHVAGTGTITADGEVGPIGGIRQKLYGAKAAGATVFLAPADNCDEVVGHVPDGLDVYEVATLDQAVTDLQTIASGKSTAGLARCGS; this is translated from the coding sequence GTGACCCTCTTCGCCCCCGCGCCCCGCCGCCGCTCCCGTTCGCGCACGGTGGGTTGGGCGTTCGTCACCGGGGCCGTGGTGCTCGCGCTCCTGGCGAGCTTCCTGCCCAGCCCGTACCTGATCGAGGTGCCGGGCCCGGTCTACAACACGATCGGCACGCAGCGGCAGGGCCAGGGGAAGGACGCGAAGGACGTCGAGCTCATCCAGATCGACGGGGCGACGACCTACCCGACCTCCGGCGCCCTCGACATGCTCACCGTCGGCATCCAGGGGGACGCGACGAACCGACCGTCGTGGGGGAGCGTGATCCGTGCGCTGTTCTCGCGCTCGGAAGCGGTGATCCCGGCGAGCGCGATCTACCCCGAGGGCACCACCACCGAGCAGGTCAACCAGCAGGACGCCGCGGACATGCAGTCCTCGCAGCAGTCGGCGGTCGCCGCGGCGCTCATCCACCAGGGCGAGGAGCTCCCGACCCGGCTCGAGGTCGGCTCCGTGCAGCCCGGGTCCGCAGCGGACGGCACCATCCGGAAGGGCGACGTCATCACGGCGTTCGACGGTGAGCAGCTCACGACGAACGTCGACGCCGGCACCCTGCGCGCCGCCGTCGCGAAGCACGGCACCTCGTCGCCCGCGACCGTGACGATCGAGCGGGACGGCACGAGCCGCCAGGTCGAGGTCACCCCGCGCGAGGAGCAGGGCACCCCGCTCCTCGGGGTCGGTGTCACGGAGCGGTACGACTTCCCCTTCGAGGTGAAGATCGCGCTGCAGGACGTCGGCGGCCCTTCGGCCGGCATGATGTTCGCACTCGGGATCATCGACGAGCTGACGCCGGGGAAGCTCAACGGCGGGAAGCACGTGGCGGGGACCGGCACGATCACGGCCGACGGCGAGGTCGGTCCGATCGGTGGGATCCGGCAGAAGCTCTACGGCGCGAAGGCCGCCGGCGCGACCGTCTTCCTCGCGCCTGCCGACAACTGCGACGAGGTCGTCGGGCACGTCCCGGACGGGCTCGACGTCTACGAGGTCGCAACGCTCGACCAGGCCGTCACCGACCTGCAGACGATCGCATCGGGGAAGAGCACCGCCGGGCTCGCGCGCTGCGGCTCCTGA